The DNA window GAACAGACTATGAATCCACATTTGGATATCTGGCCTTTCATACACCTTTTGGAGGAATGGTAAAAGGAGCGCATCGTACCAATATGCGTAAGCTGAAACGTGCTACACCTGCTCAGATAGAAGCCGATTTTCAGAAAAGGGTAGTACCGTCTTTAACATACTGTCAGCGTGTAGGTAACATTATGGGCGCTACTGCACATCTGGCACTGGCCAGCACAATCGACAACGGTAATTTTGATACACCTCAACGGATAGGCGTATTCTCCTACGGATCTGGTTGTTGCTCTGAATTTTATAGTGGTGTTGTCACCGCCAGCTCACAGGAAAAACTAAAACAGTTCAGCCTCTCCAAACACCTGGACGACCGTTACATGTTATCCATTGAAGAATATGAAAATACATTTGCAGCCAACGAACAGTTAAAGTTCGGTACCAGAAATTATAAGGTGGATGCCAATCAGTTTCCAATGGCGTTTAAACATGTAAAAGGAAAGAACAGACTTGTTTTCTCAGAAATAAAAAATTACCACAGAATATATCAATGGGTATAACCATGTATACAGCAGAAAGTAATTATAAGACCATCAGGGTGCGTGAACAAAGAGGCGTATGTTATCTGCAGCTTTACCGGCCTGAGTCTGGCAACAGCATTAATGGGACACTCATTGAAGAAATAATGACCGTGCTGCATCAGCTTGAAAAAGATGCCGCTATTAAAGTAGTGGTGCTGGAAGGGCTGCCTGATAACTTTTGCACAGGTATGGATTTTACGGCAATGAGCAGTAGCATGTCTGATGTAATCGCAGCGGATGATCCCAATGGATTCTATGAAATGCTGAAATGTTTTTCTCTCTGCCCTCAGGCAATAGTCGCTAAAGTAGAAGGAAAGGTAAACGCTGGCGGAATCGGACTGATAGCCGCCAGCGATATTGTGATAGCAGATGAAAAAGCCATATTCAGCCTCTCTGAAGCTTTGTTCGGGCTGTTGCCCGCCTGTGTCATGCCATTTCTGATACGCAGAATCGGATATCAGAAAGCACAATGGATGACGCTGACCACACAAAGCCTTACTGCCGAACGGGCATATCAGATAGGTCTTGTAGATGAACTGACTACCAATGTAAACGATGCGCTGCGCAGAAATTTACTCCGGTTGCAACGACTGGACACAGATACCATCAAAAGCCTGAAAGATTATATGTCCCGTTTGTGGATTATTAACCAGTCCACTCAGCAACTGGCTGTAGATAAAATAAGCGCTTTGGTAAGTACAGAGAAGGTACAAACCAATATCAAAAATTTTGTGCAAAACGGAAAATTCCCATGGGACAAGTAGTAAAACTAAGTGAGTTAACACCTGATATTATTCAGATTACTATGGAAGACAGATCTTCCCGTAACACTTTTTCCAAAGAATTAATGAGTGGACTGATATCAGTTTTTGAAGAAATAAAACAGAATAACACTTATAAGGTGGCCATTCTTACAGGATACGAAAACTACTTCTGCTGCGGAGGAGCAAAGGAAGAATTGCTTCGGATCTTTAAAAAAGAAATAAAATTTAATGATCTTAATTTTTTTACCCTGCCACTGGATTGCGATATACCTGTTATTTCCGCTATGCAGGGCCATGGTATAGGTGGTGGATTTGTACTGGGCCTTTATGCAGATTTTACTATCCTCGGGATTGAGAATATTTATACAACCAATTTTATGAAATATGGATTCACCCCTGGTATGGGCGGCACCCTGATGGTACCTTTAAGATTAGGTGATGCCGTAGGAACAGAAATGTTGTTCTCTGCCAGAAATTACAGAGGAGAGGAGCTAAAAGAACGTGGTGTTTCATTGAAAGTAGTCCCAAAATCCTTAGTGCTGAAAGAAGCGATGGACCTGGCCCGAAGCCTGGCTGAAAAGCCAAGGTTATCCCTTATTACACTTAAAAAACATTTAGCTGCCGGTATAAGGGCCAAACTTCCGGAGGTGATAGCGCAGGAATTGAAAATGCATGATACTACCTTCCATCAACCTGAAGTAATGGAACGGATAGAAGCGCTTTTTGGTCAGTAAAGAAACTGAATATGAAGAGTAATGACAATATAGTATTCCTCTTTTCAGGCCAGGGAAGCCAGTACAGAGGTATGGGAGAAAAACTGTTCAGGCAGGATGCTGTTTTCAGAAATAGTTTGGAACAGAGTGATGTAATAGTACGGAAACAGTTAAACCGCTCATTGATTGATGAACTGTATTATGTAGATCAGTATCAGTTTGATGACTTACTGATTACTCATCCGGCTATTGTAGCGGTAGAAATAGCCATGTACAAGGTGTTACAGGGAAAAGGAATAAATCCGGATTATGTAGCGGGTAGCAGTCTTGGTGAATTTGCGGCAGGAGTGGTGAGTGGGGTATGGGAACCTGAGAGTGCCATCGAAGCAGCTATAGAACAAGCTAAGTCAATTGTAAGGAATGATGTTCCCGGCGGTATGCTGGCAGTCATACATGAAAAGAAAAGCCTGGAGCCTCTTTATCTTAAACATCAGCTTTTCCTGGCTGCTGATAACTTTGAGGGACATTTTACGCTCACCGGTCTATCGCAGCACCTGGACGCATTTCAGACTGAATTGGATAAGCGGGACATACAGTTTTTACGGCTTCCTGTCAATTACCCTTTTCATTCCCCGCAAATTGAATGTAGTGAGCATAACTTTACGTATTACACCGCCAGTACACTATCTCTGGCCCATCCTGATACAGGATTTGTTTCCGGAGTACATAACAAAGAGCTAAGTCAGTTACCCGAAAACTATTTCTGGGAAGCCATCAGCTGTTATATGAATTTCCCGGCAATGGTGAAGTATCTTGAAAATAAAGGCGTCTGCCGCTATATTGACGTTGGCCCTTCTGGTACAGGAGCTACTTTTGTTAAGTATAATTTAAGCCCCTCATCCACTTCTCAGACTTTTCAGATTATGACCCCTTATAAAAGAGAGCTGGAACAGCTGGAAATACTACAAAAAAGTTTGGGGCTATGAGAGGCCACAAAAAATGGGTTTTGTCGTTTAGTCTATTACGTTCGATCTGTTCTGTCTGTAGCCGGAACAATATCAATGGAGCCTAAGAATTTTTTGACGATAGCGGCAAAGCGTTCCGGCTGGTCCATGTGGACACTGTGACCAGCTTCCATGATTTGTTCAATCTGAAGTCTGGAATTAACACGTTGCAGCTCTTCAGCAACAGCAGCAGAAACCACGCCTCTATCACCAAATACGAGGAGGCCTGGAATATCGATGTTAATCACTAACTGCCTGTAATCGGGATTGGGTGGCGTGAGAACGTCAAAAGCAGCCATGCTGGTTTGAAGCCGGGCCCGGGCGAATAGCTCAATCGTCTCCGGTGACCGCTTAGTATGCCTGGTGCGCGCTTCAGCTATTATTTGCTCCAATGACATATTAAGAACCTTCCGATGCTGATCAGCCACATCACTATCCCGTACTTCGCGCTGAACTGCGGGATTCAGGAAGGTCGGATCAGCCAATACCAGACCTGCGAGTAGATTGGGTTTACGGCTTGCCACTACTGCTGCAGTCATCCCTCCCATTGAATGTCCGAGCAGGAGTGGAGGAGGAAGTCTCAGCGTTTTTATTAAACCGGCGACATCATTTGCATGATCTTCATATCGGTATCCGTGGTCGGGTGTGCTGGAGCTGCCATGCCCTCTGGCATCCGGCATAATAACATCATATTCCTCCTCCAGTGCATGTGCCAGCCCTGTCCAGCACAAGCCGTTAGTCATCAATCCATGTAACAGGATTAATGGCGGTTTATCTCCTCCGGTTCTTGTGTAATGTATGCTAATGTTGTTTGTTTCGCAGACTCCTGTTTGCCAGTTGGCCATTGGTTATTTTTTTGCGTGTAAAATATATGAACGGGCGGTGGTGATCCCGTTCATACATTCATTTATTTCTGCACCAGTGCCTGGCCTTCGAATACCACACCTGACCATCCATGAGCCATAAATTGCCTGATGTTTTGATGGTCGTCCCCATTGGGATTATTTAATACTGACTGATAGTGTTCTGCAAATAAGTAAAGTGTATCTTCTTTGGAAAGATTATTTAATTGGGCAAAAGCAAAAACTTTAGCACTACCCTGGTTTTGTGTAGCCTCATTATAAGCATCTCCATTTTTGAAGGCTGTTGGTTGGTGCTGATACTGACTTTCTATAAATTCAATCACTTCTTTAAACAGGATTGAATTGTCTTTTAATTTTCCAATCAATGTAGTTAATTGCCCGTTCATGCGGAATAATATTTTTAAGATTAAGGTGACGTTTTGACGTGAGTATTGATTTTAAGCTCACCACATCCCGTTTTACCGCTCAAAAATAAAAATTTTAGAATATCTTTTCCATATAACAAAAACAGCATCCATCGGGAGATGAATGCTGAATGTATCGTGTAGTCAATGTTATTCTTCAGTATCGGGTGTTTCTTCCAGCTGGTCCTTATCGGAGCCTCTCCGCAATTTTACTTTTGGATTACTCTGTGTTCCGGTAACGTTGAAGGGTATACCCAGAATACCGAATGGAGGCAGGCCTACGCGGCCTTTCAGGTTTAGTCTGCCATCAATGCTCACCTGTCCTTCGAAGCGGGGGCGGAAGCCAGCTACGCGCAGCTTGGTCCGCTCTATGGTAATAATATTATTGCTGATGCTGGATTTAATGTCCACTTTGGAAACATCCGGATCTTTTATTTCTGATTTGCCTGTGGACTGACTTACAGCATTCATCAGTTTGAAGCCTTTTAGTTTAATTTTCTTAACAGACAATACACCACCACCTTTGAGTGAAGGGTAGATTGGATTCATATTGCCGTCGAGTTTACCACCGAGGTGATAGTCAATACCTACTATGCCGCTGGCGCTGGCAGCCGAACTGGCCATATCCCGGAAAATTTTAATTTCATTATAGGCGCGCCGGATATCAAATTCCTTTGCCGTGATGTGATAGTCGAAGGAGGCCCGTTGTGGGTGTATACAGGCATAGGTGGCATCCATTTCTACGGGGGCTCCGATAATATTGAACCCGGTTTTGTTGAGCGCTACTTTGCCGCTGTCCAGCACCAGCTGTCCATGGAAACTATCAATGTTCATGCCTTTGAAGCGGATTCTGTCTGCTGCTGCATTGAGTGTCAGTGCCAGGTTAGAAGGCAGGATAATCACACCGGAAGGGGCAGTTGTTTTAGTAGCAGTAGTAGTCGCTGTTGTACTGGAATTGGTCATCAGTTCATCAGCGAATATGTCATTGCTTTTAAAATCGAAGGTGCCATGCAGCGTTTGGTTTTTTCCGGTGAGATAACCAATCACGTTGGTTAAAAAGCCATTCATGGTGAGCTTCGATTTTCCATAGGTGGCGATAAAGGTATCAAACCACATTTTATCCTGATCGAACCGGAATATACCGTTGCTGATATAAAAGGGCAGGGGAAACAGCTCCGAATTGAGCACAATATCCCTGACGGTCATAGTGCCCCGGTTATTTAGTTTATTATAGCGTCCGGCAACAGCATCGGCCTGGCTTCCGCTGAGCGCCAGGTTGGTTTTGATGAAGCCTTTCAGGTCATATCCCTGTATCGCAAATACTTTATAGATGGCACCCAGATCAATGGTACCGTTAGACGTAATATTATACCGGAGGTTATCGAAATTACTCAGGTCTGCTTTCAGCAGAAATGGTTTTCCTTCGAATTCAAAAGCGATGGGCTTCACATCTACCTTCAGGGAGCTGAGTGTGCCGGTGGTGTTGGTAATGCTGGCATCTACATTGATTTTCTGAATGGGTTTAGGATAATATTTTGTTTGCAGAGTACCATCACTCATGGTCAGTTTGGCCGTAGTTACCGGGAACAATCTTTTGGCCGGTACATAGCTGCCTTTGGTATTAATATCCACATGCAATGCGCCGGTAACATCAAGACTATCCATGGGATAGAATTGTTTGACATCGCTCAGTTGCAGGACAGAGGCCAGTTGTGCGTCTATAACAGGTGCCTGGGCATTGCTGAAGCGGAAGTAGCCTTTGATGTAGTTGCTTAACAGGTTGGCGTTGATATTACCGATATTAAAGTGCGTATGTGCCAGATTGTTATCCGGGCAATTAGCTGCTACCTCGAAGCTGATATTTTTCAGCGCTTCCGGGAGAGATGCCAGTTTGAAGTAACCATCGCGGAAGTTGGCCTTGAGATCGAAGGAAGGAATACTACTGATAACTGTGTCCGGATGGTGTTTGGGGCCGTGGTTTACAATGCTGGTGGCATATGGACCGTCAGCCAGCAGATGTGCCTGCAGTTGACCTTTGAGGTCGAAAGACTGCCAGCCCATCGCTTTGCTCCATTTTTCGAGGTCCAGGTCTGTATTTAATTTGAGGTGGATATCAGGTGTTTTAAGTCCTTTTACCCGTATCACAGAGCTGAAATAATCTTTATCGATATTAAAGAAGATGGAGTCTACATTAAGATATAAACTATCGGTATTCAGCTGGGCTAGCCTGGACTGAAAATTTAAAAACAGATTTTTAATGGGTGCCGGTGCTTTGGGATTGCTGATAACACCGTTGCGCACCTGCATATTAAAGGTCAGGTTGGGCATGGTGTTGGTTTCAGCAATATATTCACCTATCAAGCTGGCATTTACATCCGCAGTACCATCTACATTGGTATGTTGCATCCAGGTAAGATATTCAGGAGGCAGGGCTCCGAAAATGGCGTGCAGACTTGATTCCATAGAGCTGAGCCGGAAGTCCATTTTGTAGCCATTCTTCATGAAGGCGAAAGCGCCTTTTAATCTTACCGGCAGTTCATTTATTTTCAGATCATTTCTTTCAAAAATAAAATCCAGGGAGTTGGTGTTGATTTTTGTGATGAGTTCCCCGTTTAGTTTTTTAGATAGGATATACGAAGTATTGTTATACATGAAATCCAGGGAGCCGATATTGATCTTAGAGTAAAGATCGAAGACGGCTTTGCTGAGATCTCCTTTACCTATATAGTTTACGTCCTTTGCCTGCACATACATAGGGAGTGACTGATCATCGTAGATGAGGTGACAATGATCAATCTGTATCCTTTCTATCTTCATGGAGGCGCTGCCGCTATCGGGTTTACTGGCGGTGCTGGCCGGGGCCGCTTTATAGATATTATAATTCGGATGTCCCGAGGAATCAACCATGATATGGATTTTCCCTTTGGTCAGATATATCTCATCGATGGTGATGGCATTGGAAAATACGCTTTTCAGGTTTACACCCAGGGCCACTTCATTGCCGGCCACGAGGGTGTCCTGTGCGAAAGGGGCGCCGCCTTTCAGGCTAACATCGTATAGGGTTAGCGTTAGGGCAGGAAAGTGGTTAAAGAAAGATAACCGGGCTTTGGAAAAATTGAGTTCACCTGTGATACTGTTGTTGGCCCAGGTCTTGATCTTGCTGGATATGGCATCGGGGAAAAGGATGGGAAGCAAAAACAGCAACGCAAGAATTGCGGCCAGAGATATTGATGTAATTTTTAATATTTTTAATGCAACTTTTCTAATGAAGGCATTACGCATAGCAATCCGGGTATATATTAAATGGGTGCCAACATATGCTCTGTTAACGGGGAGGCATATACTGGCAATTCTATGATGGTTACGGGGGCGAAGGTAGTTATTTTTTGGCTGTAGACTTCCCGGAGGCTCTTTTTAGGAAAGAAAACGTATATGCAAAACTTTTACTTAATTTAATCCTGATCCAATCAGTAATTTATGACAAGTGAAGCAATGATCGCCTTTAAAGCTAATTTAAAACAGGCCGGATTGCAATTAATAGCAGAACGTATTACAATGGCCAAATCAGCCATGGATAATGCACAGGAAGCCGCCAATAGCGAAGGAAAGAGTTCTGCAGGCGATAAATATGAAACCGGAAGGGCCATGGGGCATCTTGAAAAAGACATGTATGCCCGGCAACTGGCTGAAAATATGAAGGAACTGTCCAGGTTACAGGAAGTAAAAACAGACGTCATCTACACCACCATCCAAACAGGTGCCTTTGTACGATGTGAGGAACAGTCCTTTTTTATTGCCGCAGGATTAGGGAAACAACTCATAGATGATCGGTCCATATTTTTTCTGTCTCCCTATACACCGCTTGCAAAATTGTTGCTACACAAAAAAGCCGGAGATAGTTTTCTCTTCAATAAAATGAGTATTGTTATCCTGGAAGTATATTAATTATAGTTAATAATCAGATAACCTTTTTCGTCTATTACAAACTGAGATACTCCGCCACTTACCTTTATCAGTTTATACATCATCATAAATCGCCTGTTTTCAATCTTATATTTTGCAGACATGATGGGTGTATAACGTGAACGTATAAATCAAAAGGGGGCAAAAGCCCCCTTCCGGTATTTATCTAGTTGTTTAACTGCAGAGACGCTGGCCCGAATTCTTCAAAATGAATCGAGGCTGTATCTACACCATTTTCTACCAGAAAACCGTAATGTTTGGCGATGAACGGCGCAGGTCCGCAGATGTAGTAATCGGCGTCTGCCTGTAATACGGCTGCTTTAATTTTGGAGAGATCCACCCAGCCGGTGTATTGTGCCTGTATTTCAGGCTGATCATAAAAAATATGATGGTTAAGATTGGAATAGGAGTCAGCGAGTTGTGTGAGGCGGTCTTTGAAGGCATGTACTGCTTCGTTGCGGCATCCATGTACCCAGGTGATGGCCGTATCTGTCTGTTTGGCGGTAAGCTCTTCGAGCATGGCCATCAGAGGTGTCTGGCCTACGCCGCCGCTGATAAATACTTTAGGACGGGATGTATTTTCATGGAGTGTAAAGGTGCCGGCAGGTGCTGATAATTCCACTACGTCTCCTTCCTGGATATGATCGTGGAGGCGGTTGGAGATCAGTCCGTCGGGATGACTGGCGCCTGCTTCCCTTTTTACTGAAATACGATAATATTTACCGTTGGGAGCACAGGAGATGCTGTACTGGCGGGGTTGCAACAGGTTCAGTTCAGGCAGGAACAGGCGCAGACTGATATACTGACCTGGCAGAAAATCCGCTACATCGCCACCATCAGCTGGATACAGGTAGAAGGAAGTGATTTCCGACGACTCTTTTATTTTCTGTTTTACAATAAAAGGTTTCCAGCCGGTCCATCCTGCATTTTTGCTTACTTGTTTTGTATAAAGATGTTGTTCGTGGCCAGTCATGATGGCTGCCAGCTGCTGATAGGCTACAGCCCATGCTTCCAGCAGTTCCGGTGTAGCGGCATCTCCCAGTACTTCGGAGATGGAGGCCAGCAGGTGTTTTCCAACAATTGCATAGTGTTCCGGGCGGATATCGAGGCTGGTATGTTTATGTCCGATGCTGTCTACTACCGGCATCAGTACAGCCGGATTATCAATGTGCTCTGCATAGGCCAGTACTGCCATTGCCAGGGCTGTCTGTTGTTTTCCATTCTGCTGGTTTCCCATGTTGAATACATGTTTCAGCTCCGGGTTATGGGTAAACATGCGGTTATAAAAATGGGTTGTCAGCAATACACCATGCTCTCTGAGCACTGGCACTGTAGCTGTTACGAGCTGTTTTTGTTCCGTTGTCATCTTATATAAACTTTGAATAACAAAAGACTTTTTTGTCCTTTATTTTTATAAAAAAAACTACTTGTTCAGCGTAAATTTCTCTTTAATCAGCCCCATATTGAATTTCCCGATAGTGGTGTTCTGCAGCATGCGGGTGATCCGGTTTCTGATTTTCTTAAAATCTTCATGCAGCGGACAGGGATTGCTTTCGGAGCAATAGGAGAGGCCCAGTGCGCATCCGATGAATATTTCATTGCCATCAATAGCTGTCACGATGTCCGCCAGCGGCCGGTTCAGGGAAGCGGCATCAAAGTAAAAGCCGCCATTAGGCCCTTTGGCAGACTGGATCAGTCCTTCCCGGCTGAGCTTCTGAAGAATTTTGGCAAGAAATGGTTCCGGAGAATTAATATGTTCAGCAATTTCTTTACTACCTACCTTGTATCCGGCATGAGATCGCTGCGCGATGTAGAAAACCGCGCGCATCGCATACTCACATGTTTTGGAAAAGATAGCCATATTGCTGCCTGAATATTTAATTGCAACACAAAGATAAGTCCGGAATAATAAAAGGCAAAAATATCTTTTATTATTTCGGGAATGATGATGCCAGCGCCAGGATTGACGGATTTTAATATTATTATATTTGATAAAAAACTATGTAAAAGTGAAGTAAAAACATTGCTGATAACCTATTTCCAGAAGGGCTTCGTACGCAGGTGATGAAGGGGAGCATTACATTCGTTTTTGAGATAATGGTGAATCGTAATACACGTGGCAGGATGCCCTACAGTATACACCATAGTATTTTCAAAACCTGCAGGAAAAATTCTCTTTACTTTTTCCAGTATCGCTTTTTCAGAGACAGGGTTTATAATATGATACTCAAAAGGAAAACTGTGGTCTATATCAGGGAAAATGTCTTCATTACTTTCTGTATAAACAAAGCTCCTGATGTTTTTGCTGATGGCCAGTCCCCGGTTTATTTCGTACAGGTGAGATAAGGATGTTATATCACCAATCAACACATAATTATCAGCACTGTTATCCACCAGCAGCTTGCCTCTTGGCTGTTCAAAATATACAATGTCGCCAGGCTGCACAGACTTAATCCAGTCAGCGCCCTTTCCATTTGAAAAAGTACAAATAGCAAAATCTGCAATCTGGTGAACAGGTTCATAATTCCAGAAGGAATATTTTCTGTCTTCGCAGTCAATATCGTAATGTGGATTCCCCAGGAAGAATTGAGCGGTAAAACCAGGCACATACTGCATTTGAGAAAAATCCTGGCTTTGTACTTTTATATGAAAAGTGTGTCTGGCGATCTTTTCTTTCATCAAAACGATACCACTCTGAATGATACTTGCTTCTTTTCTATGTCCCATAATCAATGTTTTATGGATGCAAATTTGGAAATTGTCTCATCCAAAAACTTTGACCTGAGTCAAAAACGATTTTTAAATTTTAGATTTTAATCTGCTTAATGTTTCCTGCGAGATGTTGAGATAGGAGGCTATCATTTTGTTGGAGAGCCGTCTTACAATGTCCGGGTTTTCTTCCAGCAACTGCCGGTATTTTTCTTTGGCATCCAATGTAAGGAACGACATCAGCCTCCTGGTATTGGTGACGTATGCATTTTCAAGATATGACCTGTAAAATTTCTCCCACTGAGGTATTATCTCCAGCAGATCATAGAAGCCGTTATGTGTGATATAGAATACTTCGGAATCTTCCACCGCCTGAATAAATTCTTCAGAAGGTTCGCTGGTGATGAAGCTGACCAGTGCAGTTGCAAACTGTCCTTCGAAAGCAAAATATCTGGTGGCATCCTGACCTTCTTCTGTAATAAAAAAGATGCGTAAACAACCAGTGCCAACGAAAAAAGTTCGTTGGCTGGTTTGTCCGTGTGTGAGTAATAACTCGTTCTTCTTTAGCTTCACCGGCTTAAAGTAAGATAGAATAACTTCCAGTTCCTGCTCACTAACGGTAATCTTGCTTTTGATATAATCCACTAACTGATCGTACATAAACACAAAAATATCAATTAATTTTTCGTTCGATGTGCCTGATTCAGCAGTATTGCAGTAGCAGCGGCAACTGCAGCAGTCAGGTAGATAAACGAATATCCGCAATATCCGGCTATCAGCCCAGCCAGTGGTCCGGTAATGCCTAGTGCGAGGTCAAAGAAAGCAACATAGGCGCCTAAAGCTACGCCTCTGTTTTGTGGTGTCACTTGTTTAACAGCTTCTACACCCAATGAAGGAAACACCAGTGAGAAACCAAAACCAGTAAGGGCTACGCCCACGAAAGCCATTTCGGAAGATGTTGCCATCCTGATGCAGGTGAGCCCCGCAACTTCCACCAGTAGTGAATAAAAGGCAATGATATGACCACCATGTTTATCAGGCAGATGAGAAAAGAACAGCCGTGCCAATATATAGGCGATACCGAAGATAGTGAGTGATAGTGAAGCGTTCTCCCATTGCTGCTGCGCAAAGTAAAGTGTGATGAAAGATGCAATCACCCCAAATCCCATTGTTGCTAAAGCCAATCCGCTACCTTGCCGCCAAATGGATTTAACGACTTTGTAAAACGGCATTCTTGCGCTACCTGCCGGCACCACTCCGCTAAGCCCAATAGCCAGTGCCAGCGCTATAACTGGCAAAATCAATATAGCGGTAAAAGCACCGTTTAATGAAAGGCTGTTCTCCATCCACATGCCAATGGGCGCGCCAAATGCCAGGGCTCCATACATTGAAATTCCGTTCCAGGCCATTACTTTACCGGAATACTTTACGCCCATCAGGCCTATTCCCCATGATAATGCTCCCGTTATTAATAGACTTTCTCCAAACCCTAATACCAAACGCCCTGCTAACAACAGGAGAATACTAAAGGATGGCTGTGATGTTATTGCATTGGAAAGCAGGTAAAATACACCGGTGAGGGCACATAAAATTAAACCGGTTGAAACAGACTTTTTACTGCCACGGGTATCACAGATAGTCCCTGAAAAATGCCTGGTTGCCAGGGTGGCTGCTGATTGAATACCGATAACAATGCCTACCATCAAACTGCTGTAATGTAGTTTGTTGGTTACAAAAGCAGGTAAGGTACCGAGGGATATGCCCAATGTTAAAAAGCCAAGGAAGACAATGCTGCAGAGCATTAACAGCTGTTGGATGGTGCCCGTTTCCGGAGCCGCATCAATGGCTGCTGCTGATTTTGATTTTAAATATTCCATTTCATTTCGTTTTTAAAAGCTGACACAAAGTTGCCATTGTGCAAAACGATAAACCTTGATCCAGGTCAAAAACGGAAAAACGGGTTGCAGATAATGGAATTAAATAAGCTTGCTGTTCACTGCATAAGACAAAGCATCCATAATATTATTTACCTCCAGACGCTCAAATATCCGTCGCCGGTAGTATTTAATGGTGTCTGGTGCAACAAAAATCTTTTCAGCAATCTGATTAATGGAGAGTCCTTGTGCATGCAAACGTAAAATTTCTATTTCCCTTTCGGTGAGCACAGGTTTTTCAGACTTCAGCCACATTTTCTTTCCGGCGTTTAGCTCCCACATTTCGATGGAGCCTTGTTTGTAAATACGGGCATTGCCAGCTGTTTGATGATGAGAGAGGGATAC is part of the Chitinophaga flava genome and encodes:
- a CDS encoding enoyl-CoA hydratase/isomerase; protein product: MYTAESNYKTIRVREQRGVCYLQLYRPESGNSINGTLIEEIMTVLHQLEKDAAIKVVVLEGLPDNFCTGMDFTAMSSSMSDVIAADDPNGFYEMLKCFSLCPQAIVAKVEGKVNAGGIGLIAASDIVIADEKAIFSLSEALFGLLPACVMPFLIRRIGYQKAQWMTLTTQSLTAERAYQIGLVDELTTNVNDALRRNLLRLQRLDTDTIKSLKDYMSRLWIINQSTQQLAVDKISALVSTEKVQTNIKNFVQNGKFPWDK
- a CDS encoding polyketide synthase → MGQVVKLSELTPDIIQITMEDRSSRNTFSKELMSGLISVFEEIKQNNTYKVAILTGYENYFCCGGAKEELLRIFKKEIKFNDLNFFTLPLDCDIPVISAMQGHGIGGGFVLGLYADFTILGIENIYTTNFMKYGFTPGMGGTLMVPLRLGDAVGTEMLFSARNYRGEELKERGVSLKVVPKSLVLKEAMDLARSLAEKPRLSLITLKKHLAAGIRAKLPEVIAQELKMHDTTFHQPEVMERIEALFGQ
- a CDS encoding acyltransferase domain-containing protein, yielding MKSNDNIVFLFSGQGSQYRGMGEKLFRQDAVFRNSLEQSDVIVRKQLNRSLIDELYYVDQYQFDDLLITHPAIVAVEIAMYKVLQGKGINPDYVAGSSLGEFAAGVVSGVWEPESAIEAAIEQAKSIVRNDVPGGMLAVIHEKKSLEPLYLKHQLFLAADNFEGHFTLTGLSQHLDAFQTELDKRDIQFLRLPVNYPFHSPQIECSEHNFTYYTASTLSLAHPDTGFVSGVHNKELSQLPENYFWEAISCYMNFPAMVKYLENKGVCRYIDVGPSGTGATFVKYNLSPSSTSQTFQIMTPYKRELEQLEILQKSLGL
- a CDS encoding alpha/beta fold hydrolase; the protein is MANWQTGVCETNNISIHYTRTGGDKPPLILLHGLMTNGLCWTGLAHALEEEYDVIMPDARGHGSSSTPDHGYRYEDHANDVAGLIKTLRLPPPLLLGHSMGGMTAAVVASRKPNLLAGLVLADPTFLNPAVQREVRDSDVADQHRKVLNMSLEQIIAEARTRHTKRSPETIELFARARLQTSMAAFDVLTPPNPDYRQLVINIDIPGLLVFGDRGVVSAAVAEELQRVNSRLQIEQIMEAGHSVHMDQPERFAAIVKKFLGSIDIVPATDRTDRT
- a CDS encoding HopJ type III effector protein, which codes for MNGQLTTLIGKLKDNSILFKEVIEFIESQYQHQPTAFKNGDAYNEATQNQGSAKVFAFAQLNNLSKEDTLYLFAEHYQSVLNNPNGDDHQNIRQFMAHGWSGVVFEGQALVQK
- a CDS encoding AsmA family protein — translated: MRNAFIRKVALKILKITSISLAAILALLFLLPILFPDAISSKIKTWANNSITGELNFSKARLSFFNHFPALTLTLYDVSLKGGAPFAQDTLVAGNEVALGVNLKSVFSNAITIDEIYLTKGKIHIMVDSSGHPNYNIYKAAPASTASKPDSGSASMKIERIQIDHCHLIYDDQSLPMYVQAKDVNYIGKGDLSKAVFDLYSKINIGSLDFMYNNTSYILSKKLNGELITKINTNSLDFIFERNDLKINELPVRLKGAFAFMKNGYKMDFRLSSMESSLHAIFGALPPEYLTWMQHTNVDGTADVNASLIGEYIAETNTMPNLTFNMQVRNGVISNPKAPAPIKNLFLNFQSRLAQLNTDSLYLNVDSIFFNIDKDYFSSVIRVKGLKTPDIHLKLNTDLDLEKWSKAMGWQSFDLKGQLQAHLLADGPYATSIVNHGPKHHPDTVISSIPSFDLKANFRDGYFKLASLPEALKNISFEVAANCPDNNLAHTHFNIGNINANLLSNYIKGYFRFSNAQAPVIDAQLASVLQLSDVKQFYPMDSLDVTGALHVDINTKGSYVPAKRLFPVTTAKLTMSDGTLQTKYYPKPIQKINVDASITNTTGTLSSLKVDVKPIAFEFEGKPFLLKADLSNFDNLRYNITSNGTIDLGAIYKVFAIQGYDLKGFIKTNLALSGSQADAVAGRYNKLNNRGTMTVRDIVLNSELFPLPFYISNGIFRFDQDKMWFDTFIATYGKSKLTMNGFLTNVIGYLTGKNQTLHGTFDFKSNDIFADELMTNSSTTATTTATKTTAPSGVIILPSNLALTLNAAADRIRFKGMNIDSFHGQLVLDSGKVALNKTGFNIIGAPVEMDATYACIHPQRASFDYHITAKEFDIRRAYNEIKIFRDMASSAASASGIVGIDYHLGGKLDGNMNPIYPSLKGGGVLSVKKIKLKGFKLMNAVSQSTGKSEIKDPDVSKVDIKSSISNNIITIERTKLRVAGFRPRFEGQVSIDGRLNLKGRVGLPPFGILGIPFNVTGTQSNPKVKLRRGSDKDQLEETPDTEE